AAGAGGTGTAGAGAGGATAATTGATGGAAACGTTACTCGAAGAAGACCTTCACTGGTGGTAGTGGTCACAATCGACACGCCTGGTTGGTCTTGAGTACCAAGTTGGGGCTTAAAATTGACTACCCCGCCATAAAAAAGCCGGCTGGTTAGGCCGGCTTTTTTATTTTTAAGAAACCAGGCCAACTTACTCAAACTGAATTGTATCTGGTGTTGTTAGTTCGGGCAGCGTGGCTTGATGAAAGGGAGCAGGCAACTGGCTGGTCATGGCCTTTAACCGGCGCTGAGAGTCGGGAGATGGTTGGTATAGCCCGTGATCATCGCTTGACGATATCGCCTCAACTGTTGTAACACCTGATAGGAAGCCTGGCTGATGAATAGCTCGGTTTCTTGCGTTTCAGCCGTTTGCCAAAATAACAAAGCGCCCGTCTCCAGAGGGGAGAGCGGACGCCGATGTCCATGGTGTAGCCCGCTCAGGGTATAGCGGATAACATTTTTATCGAGCAGGCAACGCATCAGAGCGAACCGGTTGTTAGTAATTATTCATTTTCTGCTCAGCAATAAGATGCGCTTCTTGCCACAATTGGTCCTGCTCTGTCTCAGGTAAAGCAAAAAATTCAGCCACGGTTTGCAGCAACATGGCCTTTTCCTGCCGGTTAAAGGAGCGGATCAGTCGGGCTACCTTTTCTATCGGCGCAGCCAGTTCGGCTTGATATTTCTTGGGATTCGCCACCATAGTTTCACTCCTTTTTCTTGAGGAGATTATAAGTCCTGACAGGAAGCGCGTCAAACCCCATCGATGTTTTTCATGTAAACTAACGCTGAATGACTTATTGCCATCCCCGGTTTCCGCTCTGGCAATGCTGATTACTCCTTACAATTTGAGTAATGGTGAAAGAGTGCGTATACTCTTGGCGGTGGTTGCGCCAGATGCCACGTCAGTCATAGATGATCATCGTAAAAGATTTTTTTCTCGAAAGGTATACCTGTGAGCGAATACCAATACTACGAATTTCGAGCCATGGATCGTCCCCTGACCGAAGAAGAACAGGTTGCCGTTGGCAAGTTGTCCAGCCGGGTAGACCTGTCACCGACCCACGCCATTTTTGTTTATAATTACAGCGATTTTCCAGCCCGGGCCGAAGAAATTTTGGACAAATACTTCGATGCAATGCTCTATATGGCCAATTGGGGGAGCTGTCAATTAATGTTTCGCTTTCCCCAGAATATGATTGACCTTGAACAGGTCAAAGCGTATTGCGTCCCGGCTATCATTGACGAGTTTATTTCGTTTACCAAAAAAGGCGATTACGTTGTCCTCAATATCGAGTGGCATGAAGAAGAAGCGGAGTGGGGTTGGATTGAAGGCGAAGGCTGGTTGCCCCGGCTCATGGGTCTGCGGGATGATATTTTGCGGGGCGATTACCGGCTGTTGTACCTGGCCTGGTTAAAAGCCATCACTCTGGATGAAGAGATTCTGGATGAAGTAGAAGAACCGCCTGTACCGGCGGGGCTGCGCCAACTATCGGCGGAATTACGCACTTTTGTTGAGCTGTTTGAGCTTGACGAACATTTGGTTGCCGCAGCCGCCGAGGCCAGCGGCAGCCCGAAAAATGTGAGCGAAGCCCAATTGCGGCAGGCCATTGGACAACTTTCAACCGAAACCCGCGAAACCTGGCTATTGCGCCTGGCCCAGGGCGAACCGCAACTTTCGGTGGCTTTCAACCGGGAATTGCTCAAGTTGATGGAGCAGCCCCAACAAGCGCCGTTGTCTCGTCGCACCATTGGCGACCTATTTGCCGCCACCGACCGAATGCAAAAAGAGGCGCAAGACAAACGGGCAGCAGAAGCCCGGGCCAGGCATTTGAAAAAGATGGAATCCCTGGCCGCGCAAGAGAGCCGGCTCTGGCAGGACGTAATCAACCTGATTGAACAGAAAAGCGGCAAATCCTACGATCAAGCGGTTGTACATCTGCTTGACTTGCGCGACTTGGCCCAGTACCAGGAGCAACAATCCGTCTTCCAGTCCCGACTGAACAAGGTTTACCAAGATTGCCGCCACCTTTCGGGCTTATTAAGACGCTTGCGTAACGCCAAGTTGTACGATCTGTAAGCACTTATCCCAGGAGTATGACCCGATGGACAAATCAGCTTTATTTATCCATCTATCTACCCAGGATTCCGCTACTTTGCTGGATTTACTGAGCAAAGCCTACGATCATCTGGACCATGACCAACGCCGGTGGGTCTTCGGTGAACTGGCCGAGACCTTACCGCCCCGGTCAGTTGACGGCGAAAAACTTTTGGCCGAAATTGAACAATTCCAGAAAGAGTCGCTGGCCGGAGCATATTACGCCCCCTTCAATATCAATTCTAAAAACTATATGCATATTCCCGCGGAAACCGAGGATTGGTTTGAAGAACTCAGCGATTTCCTCAAAGCGGCAACCCAGTTGACCCAACAAGGGGACCATCTGCAAGCCGTTGCCTGCTTTAAAATACTATATCAATTGATTGATACAATGGAACAGGGTGAGGAAATTGTTTTTGCCGATGAATTGGGCAGTTGGATGATCCAGGGCGACCAAAAAGCGTATGTGGCTGCCTATCTCTCCTCACTGGCGGCGATAGCCACGCCGGAGGAATTTGCCGCCACTGCAGCTTGGCTGATAAAACGCGACAGCTATCAATCGTTCTCGGACCAGGTTTACCCCACCGCCCTTCGTCTGGCGAACGACACCCAAAAAGAACATCTGGAAGCGGAATTACAACGCCACCAGATACGGACAAGCAGATAGAACAAAATTAGCTTCAGTTCTCGCTGGGTGCAAATAATTTGTAATCAATCTCGCTTAACCCTTTTGTGCTATCTACTGGCCTGGGCCGGCTGGCGCTGTGAGCTTGCTACAACCAGTCTAACCGACTGGCAATTCTATTTTTAACGGTAGAGAATTTTTACATACGCCCGGTAAATGGTTACAATAACTATGGTAAAATAGACAGCTTGATCATTAGGAGGTAGGGCTTGACCACAGCTCAAAGAATTTATCTTGATGTGTGCTGCTTGAATCGCCCATTTGACGACCAGAGTCAAGAACGGATTCGGTTGGAATCAGAGGCAATTATTCTCATCATATCGCGGCTGCAAAGTGGAGGTTGGGTATGGTTGGGCAGCGACGCTATAGATTATGAGGTTGACCAGACACCCGACCCTGAAAGACAGCGCCGGGTCAGGGTATTGGCTACGGCTATTCAGCACTCGGTCCCGCTCACACAAACTGAAGCGGCAAGAGCGCAAGAACTGCAATCGCTTGGATTAAACAATGGGATGCGCTGCATCTGGCCTGCGCCGAAAGTGGACAGGTTGATGTTTTTTTGACCACGGATGATAAACTTCTGCGCCTGGCCCGCCAGGTGAGAACCCAATTAAAGGTGCGGGTAGAAAACCCGTTAACCTGGCTTACGGAGATAACAGAATGATTACAACTGCAACGCCTTTAGATGAAATTCGGCAAGTGGGCTTAAAAGCGCTATTAGAACGCTTGGGGCCTGTCGGTATGATCCGCTTTTTACAGCAATATGAAACTGGCTACGGTAACTACACTGCCGAGCGTGACACCTGGCTCACCGAAACTGACGATCTGGAAAAGCTGGTAGCCAAAATTCAACAAACACGCCAAACCGGGCTAGAAGAATAAGGAATTTGTAAGCAGATACGCAACGATTAGCTCCGCTTAACCCTTTTGTGCTGTCCACCGGCCTGGGGTAGAATACGGCCAAATTCTACAAACAAAAGGTATCATTAAATGACGTCACAACACCCCCCCATTGCCGACATTCCCATCCCCGAGACTATCCCGGAAGATTCTCATTGGTGGTAGTGGTCACAATCGACATGCCGGATTGATTCTGAGTGCCCGGCTGGTGCTTTGAACTTGCCCCACCAGCAAAAAGCCGGCCTAACCGACCGGCTTTTTTATATCTACTTGCCCCACACTCAACTTGTAACGATGATGTCCTTACTTCCCCTTGAGCACAACCGGCAGGTAAACGCGATGGCCACTACTACTGTCGCCAACACTAAGCACAAAGGTGGCCGGACTAACCGGATTGCTGGCATTGCCCGCCGCATCATAGGCTGACACCGTCCAGGTGTAAACACCGTCGGGTAAATTGTTGGCGGGGGTGTAGTTGGATTGAGCCACGGTGATGCTACCCACCGCTTGCAGGCTCAAGCTATCACCGCTGGTGGTCATCACCAGGGTGTAGCCAACCACACCTTCATTATCGGTGGCGTCGGCCCAATCAAATAACGGGCGAGGCGTAGTGACCGTGATACCCTGGGTGGGCGTAATCAACGCGCTGGCCGGATTAGAGAAGATGGGAGGCTGATTGTCAATCACCAACACGCCTATCCCGCTGCTGTTGTTGCCAGGATTGCCATCCGTGTTGGTAAGTGTAATAGTGGCCATGTTGGTAAATGTACCCGCTGCCAGGGGATCGCTGAGCACGCCGGTGAGGGTGATAACACCGCCTTGTCCCGGAGCCAGGTTTTGCACGTTCCAGGCAAAGTCGGGCGCACTGCCAGTTTGGGTGATAACCACTCCGCTGCTGCCCACAATCGTGGGGTTGGTTACACTAACCGGCACGCTATCAACAATGACCACCCCGGTAGCGGTATCGAGGCCGGCGTTGCTAAAGGTCAAGGTATAGGTGATGGTTCCCCCCGGAACAGCCAAACCCGGATGGGCCGACTTGGTAATGACTACATCTGCCGCCACCCGGCCCAGGGTATAATAGCCGTCCTGCAAGGTAGCGTTGGGAACGATAAATTGTACTTGGTTATTACTGACAGTAGCCGGAAGGCCAGTGTTAGAGAAGCTATAGGGATCGGTGGCGCTGTAAAGCAAGGCATAATTACTATCGGGAACGCCACTGATTCCCCCTTCACCAAAGTCAAAACTCAGTTGCGCCTCTACGCCATTAGCACTGGTTTTATCAATGTACCATACTCGCTGCCAGCGCATCGTCACGCCGGTAGCCCCATTGGTGATGATACCATTGACATCTTCTTTATGCCCGGCCAAAACGTACTCGCCATTGTCCAGGGTATTGCCGCTTTCTCGAATGACCAATCCGGCTGAGTGAGCTTCGGTGTGATCACCATCCGATTCTTGGCCGATACCGGCCACATCCAGATCATAATCCCTGTTGAGGGAAATATCACCTTCATATTTGTCGCCAGTAGTGAGGGGAATGTTGTACTTGGCGCTCAAGTAATTTTCTACCAGCGTGCGCTGGGCGCTGTTGAGAATTGAGTTGTAGATGATTACTTCGGCCATGCTGCCATTCAAAGGATAGCCAAGTCCCTGGCGCATCCCCAGCAGCAAGGCTGTGTTGTCGGCGCTGCGGCTATCACTTGTAGTCCGGTCGCTGCTCTCGCTGCCGTCGGCGCAGACAACTCCGGCATAAGCCGGGGTTAGGGCAGGGTCTACCCGCGCTGCGACCAGGTGGGGGCTGCCGTTTGTATACGCCCCATCTCCCCCTATATCGCTGGCGCTGCCTCCACCGCTGTAATCTTTGGGGATAAAGCGTGCCCCCTGGCCGCCGTTAAGATGAAGTTCAAATTGGGCCAGTCCCCCGCCGGTCAAAAACTGGATGGCCCCGTTTGACGAGCGGAACGCGAGGAACATTTCATAATCCGAATTCAGCAGTCCTAAAGTACCTGGGGCCGACAAGTTCATAAAGTCACTGCTGCCATCAAACTGAAGTTCGGCCTGCCCATTGACCTGATCCGGCTGCCAGGTGGGGCGATTATTCGCGACTGTTTGTATCGCGTGATGACTGTAACCACTCATGTCCCGCCAGCACTGCACCGCGCCGCCAGCGGCTGTTTCGTTGCCCGGCATACAGGCCGCGTCTGTGTACGCGCCCTGACCGGCCCGCAGCCAAAGGGTCAAATTAGAAAGGCTATCCACTTTGCCTACGCCGCCAGGCCCGGTCCCAGGAGGCGAAATGACCGTAACCGTTGCCGCGCTGCTGTTATTGGCCGGGGCAACGTTGATAGTTGTGGTGGTAATGGTGGCGGTATTGACAATTATGCCCAGCGCGGAGGAGACCACCCCGCTGATAGTGATGATACCACCCTGGCCACAACCCAGGTCTTGCACTTGCCAAGCATAATTGGGGCTGGTTTGGGTAATACTTACCCCGCTACTGATAACATGGGTGTTAATGATGCCAGTGGGAATCAGATCGGTGATGACCACGTCGGTGGCAACCAGGTCATTGACATTAGAGAAGGTGAGGGTGTAAGTAATAGGCTCTCCAGATACAACCAGCGTGGGAGTCACCGTTTTGGTCAGGCGTACATCCGCAGGCGGAATCATAACCGCCACCGATCCGGCGATAGGTTCGGTAACCTGCGCCGATGTAAAACTGGCCGTGTTATTGATGACGGTTCCTATCGCCGTGCCGTAATTCACCGTAACCGGAAAAGTGAGTGTGATGCTGGTTCCGGCGGCAACGGTCAGATTACGGCCCAAAACAGGCAGGTCGCCCGAATCATCGGTCAGGGTGGCGCCCGGCTGGAACGGCTCCAGCGTGACCGGTCCGGCAAAAGTGAGATGGCCGGAGAGAGTATCGGAGACAACCGTATTGGTGTAATCAAAGCTGGTCTCGTTAATCACAGAGAGAGTGTAGGTGATGCGCTGGCCCGGCAGGGGAGTTGTATCATCAACTGTTTTACCCAATGCCGCGTCTAACTCCGCTTCGTACGAGCCAATGTCACAAGTAGCCCCTCGCGGACGAGGTGCCCCGCGCTGGTCGGTGCCCGGCGCGCCGGTGCAAGTGCCTGCGTCAATGGCCGGGCTGTTGGACAGCAGGGCATGGGTTGGGGTGTCACCGCCGTTATCGGCCAAAGAAAGCAGTTGGGGGTCGCTGGATGAATAGGGAGAACCACAGCCGTTATTGTTTTCAATTAAGTTTCTATTGTCGGTGGGCGCAGTGATCGTGCCGCCGTTGTTGTAACAATCGGTGCCACCGGTCGGGGTATCAGCCAGAATGGTGTTTTTTAGAGTCAGGCTGGCCGTGCCGGTATCCTGATAATTGTAAATGCCCCCACCGCCCGCGCTGGTGACAGTGTTGGCGGCAAAAGTAGCATTGACCACCATGACCGCGCCATTGTAATTAAAAATGCCGCCTCCCAAACCACCGCCGCTATAGACACCACTGCCGCCTTGAGCCGTATTGCCGGAAAAAGTACTGTTGGTAATATTCACCGTGCCGCCGTGGTTAAAAATAGCTCCCCCCAAACCGGCGCCACCACCACCGCCATTATCGCCGCCATTGCCGCCGCCAAAACCAGCCGCGCCGCCGCCATCATCACTGCCGCCGCCGCCGCCGCCAAAACCGCCCGCGCCGCCATTAGACCAGGCTCCCCCCCCGCCGCCGCCAAAACCACCGGCACCACCAGCGTTCATGCCACCACCGCCACCACCGCCGATGCCGCCCGCGCCACCGACGACCCAACTGCCACTGCCACCGTTGACCCCGCCACCGTTGCCGGCATTGCTGAGGCCGTTACCACCAAGCCCGCCGCCGCCGCCGCCCGCAGAATCACCATCGCCATAATTGCCGCCGCCATGACCGCCCTGGGCTACATTGCCGGTCAGCGTACTTCCGGTAATGGTCAGCGTGCCGCGGTTAAAAATAGCGCCGCCAAGACCTGCCGCGCCGCCGCCGCCGTTATAACCTCCCCCTAAACCGCCGCTGCCACCTTGAGCCAAGCCGTTGGAAAGGGTCAGATTCTCTAATGTCAGGCTGCCACTGGCGGATACGTAAAACAGGCGGAACGTACCGCTGCCGCGGGTGATGGTAGCGCCGTTGCCAGCCAGGGTGATAGAACTGGTGACAGGCGGCAGGCCGACAGGCCCGTAACCATCCGGGTCGGCGGCGGAGGGCGCGGTCAGGGTGTAAGTGCAACCGGCCTGCAAATTGATAGTGTCGGCCTCGCCGTTGCTATTGGCCGTATTAATGGCAGTGATGAGATCATCAACGTTACAACTTGTCACATCAATGGTCGCTGCGTAAACGGCCGGAGGCCAATAAAAGCTCATCATTGTAAAAATTGAGGTTAGAGTTGCCAAGATGTATCGTACTACACTTTTGTTCATTTTTAATCTTCCTGGATTGGTTTTCAGTAAAACTTGCCTGCGTCCCTTATAAAGACTCGTGGTGACATAACTGTCACTTACTTTTTATTAGCCATCACCGATCTGGAGATGATGGGCAGATAAACAGCAGGGGTATCGTCCGGCTGGCCGCCAACGGTGGTGGTCGCGGTTGCGGTGTTGTTGGACATCTGCGGATCGGGCACATAACCGGTCACAATGGCGACGTTGGCGATTGTTCCGGTTTGTTTTTGCGCTACGACAACCCGGAAGGTAACTGTAGCCGCCTGGCCGGCAGCCATGCTACCCAGGTCGCACACCAGTCCGTCCGCAAAGCTACACGCTCCCCGGCTGGCGCTAAAGAACGGGTCAGGCGGGCCAGCCTGATAGTGATTGACGATCTCGGCGGCTGACAGGGCGCGGCTAAAGAGGCCCACCTCGTCAAGCCGGCCCGCGAAAGGATACGAGCCATCGCTGCGTTGGCCAATTGAAAACGGAGCGGTATTGGCGGTCAGATCCGCGGCGCCGCTGATGTTGGTCCGGCTGATCGCCAGCGTGCCGTTGTGATAGATGTAGGCCGCGTCGCCGGTGTAGACGACGGCCACGTGGTTCCAGCCGGTTTGGATCACGCCCGGCGCGTCCACGCTCGTGGCCGAGTAGCCGGCCGGGATGAAGCGCAGCCCGTTGACGCCGGCCCCGCCGCCAGTGTGAATTTCGAATGCTTCGTACCCCTTGCCGATCAAAAACTGAACATCGTCCGTGCCCACGCCGTCCCACTGGAACCAGGCGCTCAGCGTGAAGCGGGGTGTCTTGAAGGCGGGCGCGTCGGGCGCGGTCAGAAATTGTCCTCCATCAAACCGGACGGCGTTGGCGTACCGCCCCGTTACGCCCGCCGTGGGGCAGGCACCCGCGGTGCAGGTGGCGTGGTTACCAAACCCCGAGGCGTCGGAAAAGGTGGTGGCGCCGGCCGGTTCATCCAGGTGCAGCCAGAACACGGGATCAACAAATGTTGTCCCGGCCGGC
This genomic interval from Anaerolineae bacterium contains the following:
- a CDS encoding DUF11 domain-containing protein produces the protein MNKSVVRYILATLTSIFTMMSFYWPPAVYAATIDVTSCNVDDLITAINTANSNGEADTINLQAGCTYTLTAPSAADPDGYGPVGLPPVTSSITLAGNGATITRGSGTFRLFYVSASGSLTLENLTLSNGLAQGGSGGLGGGYNGGGGAAGLGGAIFNRGTLTITGSTLTGNVAQGGHGGGNYGDGDSAGGGGGGLGGNGLSNAGNGGGVNGGSGSWVVGGAGGIGGGGGGGMNAGGAGGFGGGGGGAWSNGGAGGFGGGGGGSDDGGGAAGFGGGNGGDNGGGGGAGLGGAIFNHGGTVNITNSTFSGNTAQGGSGVYSGGGLGGGIFNYNGAVMVVNATFAANTVTSAGGGGIYNYQDTGTASLTLKNTILADTPTGGTDCYNNGGTITAPTDNRNLIENNNGCGSPYSSSDPQLLSLADNGGDTPTHALLSNSPAIDAGTCTGAPGTDQRGAPRPRGATCDIGSYEAELDAALGKTVDDTTPLPGQRITYTLSVINETSFDYTNTVVSDTLSGHLTFAGPVTLEPFQPGATLTDDSGDLPVLGRNLTVAAGTSITLTFPVTVNYGTAIGTVINNTASFTSAQVTEPIAGSVAVMIPPADVRLTKTVTPTLVVSGEPITYTLTFSNVNDLVATDVVITDLIPTGIINTHVISSGVSITQTSPNYAWQVQDLGCGQGGIITISGVVSSALGIIVNTATITTTTINVAPANNSSAATVTVISPPGTGPGGVGKVDSLSNLTLWLRAGQGAYTDAACMPGNETAAGGAVQCWRDMSGYSHHAIQTVANNRPTWQPDQVNGQAELQFDGSSDFMNLSAPGTLGLLNSDYEMFLAFRSSNGAIQFLTGGGLAQFELHLNGGQGARFIPKDYSGGGSASDIGGDGAYTNGSPHLVAARVDPALTPAYAGVVCADGSESSDRTTSDSRSADNTALLLGMRQGLGYPLNGSMAEVIIYNSILNSAQRTLVENYLSAKYNIPLTTGDKYEGDISLNRDYDLDVAGIGQESDGDHTEAHSAGLVIRESGNTLDNGEYVLAGHKEDVNGIITNGATGVTMRWQRVWYIDKTSANGVEAQLSFDFGEGGISGVPDSNYALLYSATDPYSFSNTGLPATVSNNQVQFIVPNATLQDGYYTLGRVAADVVITKSAHPGLAVPGGTITYTLTFSNAGLDTATGVVIVDSVPVSVTNPTIVGSSGVVITQTGSAPDFAWNVQNLAPGQGGVITLTGVLSDPLAAGTFTNMATITLTNTDGNPGNNSSGIGVLVIDNQPPIFSNPASALITPTQGITVTTPRPLFDWADATDNEGVVGYTLVMTTSGDSLSLQAVGSITVAQSNYTPANNLPDGVYTWTVSAYDAAGNASNPVSPATFVLSVGDSSSGHRVYLPVVLKGK